The region GAAGCCCGCGTATCTCATGGGGAACTGTTTGGCAGAAAAGGGTGCCCTAGTCAAACGGCGTCGACAGGGTGCCTGGCCACGCCTGCGATCGGCGCGAAGGCCGAGGGCACGCCCCAGCGCCCGACCTGGCGGCTCCTCCACGACGAGTGGTGCTTCGCCATCCTCGCGGCCATGGTCCTTATGCAGCATGAGGGCATGGACTGCGGATGGGCGAGCACGAGCGGCTTTCCGCGCATTATCGAGCTCTGCACGAAGCGGCTCTGCGGTATCCAGCCGGAGAAGAAGAGCTTTATCCGGCCACGCCACATGCGGGAGGCGCGGGTCCATATCTGCTGGAACGTGACTGTGGCGTGCTCGCGGTCGCGCGCGCTGTTGATGACCAGGTGCACGGTGGCTGCGCCTACCGTGTCCGCGAGCATCCCCAGGGTGGATATGACGTCCGCGCGGGAGGTCAGCTCGTGGTTGGCCACGAGCACGATGTCGTGGGCGCAGGTGAGGAATCGCGCCGTGCGTTGCGAGATGCCGGCCCCGAGGTCCACAATGGCCATGTCGGCCATGCCGTCGACCGGGGCGAGCGCCTGCACGATCTGCTCGATCTCCGAATCGGCCGCCATCGCGAGGCGGGTCTGGCACGACCCTCCGGCGAGGAGCTTCACGCCCATGGGGCCGTGCTCGATGACCTGTTCGATCGGATTCTCGCCTGAGATGAGGTGCGATATGTCTAGCCTGGGCTCCATTCCCATGATGAGGTGGGCGTTGGCCATGCCGAAGTCGGCGTCGATGAGCGCCACGCGGAGGCCCGCCCGGGCGAGCTCAATGGCCAGGTTCGCGGCCACGAAGGTCTTGCCGGTCCCCCCCTTGCCGCTGGCGACTGCGACGACCTGGCAGCGGGCGAGCGGGGCGCATTGGCATGCCTCCTGCCGGCAGGCGTCCTGCGGTTCGTCCACGCCGTTGCGGATGAACGCCTCCGCCGCATCGGCTCTCATCTTCAGGATCCTTGCGTCTGTTGACATGTTGATCTCCGGCAGGTTGCACGACAAACCATGACATCCTTTCACATGTATTCTCGGCAACCGATTGAAACAAGTTGCTTAATCAATGGGGATGAAGTTGCAATAAGATAATCAGGGAATAAAGTTCAGCATTAATAAATTAGTCTAAATATTTGAATTATATAAGGTTAATGATAAGATTGAGGTTTAGGTTGTTAGGGGCTCAACCTTGACCTCAACCTCAACCTCAACCTCAACCTACTTTTCGACAAGTTCCTTCGACAGGCGCATGGCGCAGAACTTAGGGCCGCACATTGAGCAGGCCTCGCTGGAGGGCTCGCAGCCTAAGCCGCGCGCCTCGTCCCATCTCTTTCGCGCGCCGGCAGGGTCGATGAGGAGCCCAAACTGTCCCTCCCAGTCCATGGCGAAGCGCGCCCTGGAGAGGGCCAGGTCGCGCTGCCTTGCCCCCGGCCTTCCGCGCGCCACGTCGGCCGCGTGGGCAGCGATCCTGTGCGCGATGACCCCCTGCCGCACGTCCTCGGCAGCGGGCAGCCCCAAATGCTCGGCAGGGGTCACGTAGCAGAGCATCGCTGCGCCCGCCGCTGCAGCGATCGCCCCCCCTATGGCTGAGGCTATGTGGTCGTGGCCCGCCGCTATGTCGGTCACGATCGGACCCAGGACGTAGAAGGGGGCCCCGTCGCAGATCTCGATCTGCCTTCTCACGTTCATCTCGATCTCGTTCAGCGGGATGTGGCCCGGCCCCTCGACCATGGCCTGCACGCCCGCATCGCGCGAGCGCCCGATAAGCTCGCCCAGCACCGCGAGCTCAGCGAACTGCGCCTCGTCCGACGCGTCGGCGATGCAGCCGGGCCTCAGCCCGTCGCCCAGCGAGAGGGCCATGTCGTGGCGACGGCAGATCTCGAGCAGCCGGTCGAACTCCGTGTACAGGGGGTTCTCTTTTCCGTTTCGCCGCATCCACCGCGCGGTCAAGGCCCCTCCGCGGCTCACGATGCCGGTGGTGCGCGAGAGGGCGAGCGGCAGGTGACGGGCGAGGAGGCCGCAGTGCACTGTGACGAAGTCGACACCCTGCTCCGCGTGGCGCTCTATGACGGCCAGCAGCGCATCGGCGGTGAGATCCTCTATCTCGTCCACCCCCTCCGCCGCCTCGTAGATGGGCACTGTCCCCACCGGCGCGGTCGAGCGCCGGACGATCTCGCGGCGGATCTCGTCTATGCGCGGGCCTGTGGAGAGGTCCATGACCGCGTCCGCGCCGCAGCTGATCGCTATATCGAGCTTCTCGATCTCCGATCCCAGGTCGGAGGAGACCTGTGAGTTGCCGATGTTTGCGTTTATCTTGCACGAGAGCGCAGAGCCTATTCCGATAGGCCCGAGGTTGCGGTGGTTGACGTTGGCGGGGATGATGAGCCTGCCGCGGGCGATCTCGTCGCGCACGCGCTCCGCCGCTATGCCCTCCGCCTCGGCCACCGCCCGCATCTGTGAGGTGATCTCGCCATCCCTCGCCGCCTCAAGCTGTGTCTTCATCGTTCGCTCCGTGATCTGTGATCGGTGAGATTCCTATCCCAGTCCTTCCACACGGGGTCGTAGCCCTCGGCGGCCAGCATCTTTGCCACCTCGGCCGCGCTGCGGGCGTCCTCCCTGCGGAACTGCTCGCCCGCCCGCATCGCCACGCGATCTCCGGCCCGCGTGGCGGGCGGGTCCGAGAGCCTCTCTGCCGTGTATCCCCCGGGCTCGGTGTTCGATCCCGCGCTCATCTGAGTGACCCCGAGCCTCGCGAGCCCGTCGCGCAGCCTCGCCGGCTCCCGCGTGGAGAGCACGATCCCGCAGTCGGGGAGGGAAAGCCTCAGCGCGCAGATCATCTGCGCGAGATCCCTGTCGGAGACCGGCGACGGCGGCGAAAAGCGGGAGGCGCAGTCGCGAATCCTCGGCACGCTGACGGACAGGTGCGAACGCCAGTGCCTCCTCATAAGCCAGCGGGCGTGCGCGATGAGAGCCAGCGCCTCCATGCGCCAGTCGGAGAGGCCGAGCAGCGCACCGATGTTGAGGAACCGCATCCCGGAACCGCCCGCGGCGTCGATCGCCCTGCTTCGGGAGCAATATTCGCCCTTGGGGCCGAACGGGTGCATGGCCCTGTACGCGTCCTGGTCGTAGGTCTCCTGGTAGAGTGTCACCCCGTCCACCCCCGCCTCGGCGAGCCGCCTGTAGCCCTCCTCGTCGAAAGGCTGGACCTCTACCGCCAGCGATGCGGCGAGAGGCCTTATCACCCGTGCGATCCCGCAGATCTTCTCTAGGGGCATGGCGGCGGGGCTCTCCCCGGAGACGAGCAGGATGTGGCGATGCCCGTCGGAGACGATTCGCTCCGCCTCGGACATGGCCTCCTCTGCGGAGAGGGTGCGCCTGGCGATGGCCCCCTCGCCGCGGAACCCGCAGTAGAGGCAGCCGTTCACGCACTCGTTGGAGAGGTAGATCGGCGCGTAGAGCTTCATGGTCCGGCCGAATCGCCGGATGGTGAGGGAGCTCGCCGCGCAGGCCATCTCCTCGAGGTGCGACCCCGCCTCCCCGGTCAGCAGGGAAGCGGCCTCGCTGAGCGAGAGATCCACAGCCCCGATGCGCACGGCCACGCGATCCCAGGGGAGGGGCTTAAGCGACCCGATGTCGTCAAGAAAGTTCATACGTTCGTGACTCGTGACTCGTAACTCGTGACTCGTGACTGGTGACTAGCGGGATAAGTAGGGAAACCTGTTATTTAAGCCAATCACGAGTAACGAGTAACGAGTAACGAGTTACGTAACTGTACTACAATGTTGATCAGCTAGAAACCCGGTCAGGGGGCTCGAGGCCTCCGCTGTCTCGCGGGCCGGTGCGCAGCCGGCCTCGAAGGCGCCCCTTCCCGCCTCGACCCCGATGCGGAAGGCGCGCGCCATCCCGACCGGGTCGCGGGCCACGGCGATGGCGGTGTTGATGAGCACCGCGTCCGCTCCGATCTCCATTGCCTCTGCGGCGTGCGACGGCGCTCCCAGGCCGGCGTCGACCACCACCGGCACCCGCGCCTGCTCTATGATGATCCGGATCGAGTCGCGGGTCGTAAGCCCACGGTTCGAGCCGATCGGGCTGCCGAGCGGCATCACCGCGGCCGCGCCCGCCTCCTCGATCCTCTTTGCCAGCACCGGGTCCGCGTTCATGTAGGGCAGCACCGTGAACCCCTCTCGCGCGAGGAGTTCGGCGGCGCGCAGGGTCTCGACCGGGTCGGGCATAAGGTGGCGCGGCTCGGGCACGACCTCGAGCTTTATCCAGTCGCCCAGCCCCGCCTCCCTCGCGAGCCGGGCGAGGGTCACCGCCTCGTCGGCGGTCCTCGCGCCGGAGGTGTTCGGCAGCAGCAGGTATTTTTTTCTGTCGATGAAGCCCAGGATGTCGCGCTCGGGCGAGGAGAGATCGACCCTTCGCAG is a window of Pseudomonadota bacterium DNA encoding:
- a CDS encoding P-loop NTPase gives rise to the protein MSTDARILKMRADAAEAFIRNGVDEPQDACRQEACQCAPLARCQVVAVASGKGGTGKTFVAANLAIELARAGLRVALIDADFGMANAHLIMGMEPRLDISHLISGENPIEQVIEHGPMGVKLLAGGSCQTRLAMAADSEIEQIVQALAPVDGMADMAIVDLGAGISQRTARFLTCAHDIVLVANHELTSRADVISTLGMLADTVGAATVHLVINSARDREHATVTFQQIWTRASRMWRGRIKLFFSGWIPQSRFVQSSIMRGKPLVLAHPQSMPSCCIRTMAARMAKHHSSWRSRQVGRWGVPSAFAPIAGVARHPVDAV
- the thiC gene encoding phosphomethylpyrimidine synthase ThiC, encoding MKTQLEAARDGEITSQMRAVAEAEGIAAERVRDEIARGRLIIPANVNHRNLGPIGIGSALSCKINANIGNSQVSSDLGSEIEKLDIAISCGADAVMDLSTGPRIDEIRREIVRRSTAPVGTVPIYEAAEGVDEIEDLTADALLAVIERHAEQGVDFVTVHCGLLARHLPLALSRTTGIVSRGGALTARWMRRNGKENPLYTEFDRLLEICRRHDMALSLGDGLRPGCIADASDEAQFAELAVLGELIGRSRDAGVQAMVEGPGHIPLNEIEMNVRRQIEICDGAPFYVLGPIVTDIAAGHDHIASAIGGAIAAAAGAAMLCYVTPAEHLGLPAAEDVRQGVIAHRIAAHAADVARGRPGARQRDLALSRARFAMDWEGQFGLLIDPAGARKRWDEARGLGCEPSSEACSMCGPKFCAMRLSKELVEK
- the thiH gene encoding 2-iminoacetate synthase ThiH, with the translated sequence MNFLDDIGSLKPLPWDRVAVRIGAVDLSLSEAASLLTGEAGSHLEEMACAASSLTIRRFGRTMKLYAPIYLSNECVNGCLYCGFRGEGAIARRTLSAEEAMSEAERIVSDGHRHILLVSGESPAAMPLEKICGIARVIRPLAASLAVEVQPFDEEGYRRLAEAGVDGVTLYQETYDQDAYRAMHPFGPKGEYCSRSRAIDAAGGSGMRFLNIGALLGLSDWRMEALALIAHARWLMRRHWRSHLSVSVPRIRDCASRFSPPSPVSDRDLAQMICALRLSLPDCGIVLSTREPARLRDGLARLGVTQMSAGSNTEPGGYTAERLSDPPATRAGDRVAMRAGEQFRREDARSAAEVAKMLAAEGYDPVWKDWDRNLTDHRSRSER
- a CDS encoding thiazole synthase: MNDKKLRIAGREFGSRLLIGTGKFPSHELMRRALEASGSEVVTVALRRVDLSSPERDILGFIDRKKYLLLPNTSGARTADEAVTLARLAREAGLGDWIKLEVVPEPRHLMPDPVETLRAAELLAREGFTVLPYMNADPVLAKRIEEAGAAAVMPLGSPIGSNRGLTTRDSIRIIIEQARVPVVVDAGLGAPSHAAEAMEIGADAVLINTAIAVARDPVGMARAFRIGVEAGRGAFEAGCAPARETAEASSPLTGFLADQHCSTVT